The following proteins are encoded in a genomic region of Streptococcus cristatus AS 1.3089:
- the dnaB gene encoding replicative DNA helicase, translated as MAEIDELRAQPQDILAEQSVLGAIFIDESKLVFVREYIEPGDFFKYAHRLIFKAMIDLADRGDAIDATTVRNILDSQGDLQNIGGLSYLVEVVNSVPTSANAEYYAKIVSEKAILRRLISRLTESINQAYDGERPSEEIIAGAEKALIDVSETASRSGFKTIQDILNLNFASLEARSQQTTDITGIATGYRELDKMTTGLHEEELIILAARPAVGKTAFALNIAQNIGTKLDKTVAIFSLEMGAESLVDRMLASEGVINSHSIRTGQLTDEEWQKYTIATANLANASIYIDDTPGIRITEIRSRARKLSQETGNLGLILIDYLQLITGTGRENRQQEVSEISRQLKILAKELKVPVIALSQLSRGVEQRQDKRPVLSDIRESGSIEQDADIVAFLYRDDYYERAGEEEEGIPNNKVEVIIEKNRSGARGTVELIFQKEYNKFSSISKREDV; from the coding sequence ATGGCAGAGATTGATGAGTTGCGAGCTCAGCCTCAAGATATTTTAGCAGAGCAGTCTGTACTAGGGGCCATTTTCATCGATGAGAGCAAACTGGTCTTTGTCCGTGAATATATTGAGCCTGGAGATTTCTTTAAATATGCTCATCGGCTGATTTTTAAGGCCATGATTGACTTGGCAGACCGTGGGGATGCTATCGATGCGACCACCGTCCGCAATATTTTGGATAGCCAAGGCGACTTGCAGAATATTGGCGGTTTGAGCTATCTGGTGGAGGTCGTTAACTCTGTGCCGACTTCTGCCAATGCAGAGTATTATGCTAAGATCGTCTCTGAAAAAGCAATCTTGCGTCGGCTGATTTCGCGTTTAACGGAATCCATCAACCAAGCCTATGATGGAGAGAGACCATCCGAGGAAATCATTGCGGGTGCGGAAAAGGCCCTGATTGATGTCAGTGAAACGGCCAGCCGTAGCGGTTTTAAAACCATTCAGGACATTCTAAATCTTAACTTCGCTAGTCTGGAAGCTCGTTCTCAGCAAACTACTGATATTACAGGGATTGCGACAGGTTACCGTGAGCTGGATAAGATGACGACTGGCTTGCACGAAGAAGAGTTAATCATCCTAGCTGCTCGTCCTGCGGTCGGAAAGACGGCCTTTGCCCTCAATATCGCCCAGAATATCGGGACTAAGCTGGATAAGACGGTGGCTATCTTCTCCCTAGAAATGGGGGCAGAGAGTCTGGTGGACCGGATGCTGGCCTCAGAAGGAGTGATTAATTCTCACTCTATTCGTACAGGGCAACTGACAGATGAAGAGTGGCAGAAATATACCATTGCGACAGCTAATCTGGCCAATGCTAGTATTTATATTGATGATACGCCAGGGATTCGGATTACAGAGATTCGTTCGCGAGCTCGTAAGTTGTCTCAGGAGACAGGCAATCTTGGCCTGATTTTGATTGACTACCTGCAATTGATTACAGGAACGGGTCGTGAAAACCGCCAGCAGGAAGTTTCAGAAATTTCCCGCCAGCTTAAGATTTTGGCTAAAGAGCTCAAGGTTCCGGTTATTGCGCTGAGTCAGCTCTCGCGTGGCGTGGAGCAGCGGCAGGATAAGCGACCAGTGCTGTCTGATATTCGGGAATCTGGATCTATTGAGCAGGATGCGGATATCGTAGCCTTTCTTTACCGGGATGACTATTATGAGCGGGCCGGTGAGGAAGAGGAAGGCATTCCGAATAATAAGGTCGAAGTCATTATTGAGAAGAACCGGAGCGGAGCGCGTGGAACGGTTGAGCTAATTTTCCAAAAAGAATATAATAAGTTTTCAAGTATTTCTA